A stretch of Aedes aegypti strain LVP_AGWG chromosome 2, AaegL5.0 Primary Assembly, whole genome shotgun sequence DNA encodes these proteins:
- the LOC5569111 gene encoding uncharacterized protein LOC5569111 yields MSSAKHQDKNAIKTCIVEGCGADSKSCPYLFFLKVPQNPERRVDWCDAMGIAVQKGRVYCCTRHFEIPGDFDGDAPADKSSGIRLKLKSDVLPHKDIPFIHEVKNIYHLFDMMKTTGKIEKQCKYLLPAIENDLKIRIPLNIKPETLDETHEYLIAQITEYFSSNLPKSRYQLMQMLKSHRDKITEIACKKVLRGTLQGAVMLKTIQPFLQYESKACLDIPIGHKDLEQLYFVLEANQLKAYFRPVNPASPIACSDDNDFKDLFFLPGIRVNLAIPFLELSREVALNSEKFIVNTSSIPKPSDAKPNGLEWFQKVDKPYRLKSSKVGQNVTLEYLDILINLFESYEFMMSQRQRSTLICLLQQTRKDLSDYEMKELQITYCRYLSRHKYQRVINKDIAKELGDEELYMFVKEVINPEINFQFISAIDTDVASIEKIERFFRPILGYVNEQAEYTDGEPYLKFAEQLKKAITYTCQECNTTFDSPLAHLTIKEHRFCGIKKWKCVHCKASFTEAKLTGDMWSHKCS; encoded by the exons ATGAGTTCCGCGAAGCATCAAGACAAAAATGCTATCAAAACATGTATAGTGGAGGGCTGCGGTGCCGACTCAAAGTCGTGTCCATACCTATTCTTCCTGAAAGTGCCGCAGAATCCGGAACGACGCGTCGATTGGTGCGATGCAATGGGAATCGCCGTCCAGAAGGGAAGAGTCTACTGCTGTACGCGGCATTTTGAGATTCCCGGAGACTTCGATGGCGACGCACCGGCGGACAAATCGAGCGGCATCCGTTTGAAACTGAAAAGCGACGTTTTGCCCCACAAGGACATACCTTTCATTC ATGAAGTGAAAAATATTTACCATCTTTTCGACATGATGAAGACAACTGGAAAAATAGAAAAGCAATGCAAATACTTGCTCCCAGCCATTGAAAACGATTTGAAGATTAGAATCCCTCTAAATATTAAGCCGGAAACTCTTGACGAGACTCACGAATATCTGATCGCGCAAATCACGGAATATTTCAGCTCAAATCTTCCAAAGTCCCGATACCAACTTATGCAGATGTTGAAGAGCCATCGCGATAAAATTACAGAAATTGCTTGTAAGAAAGTCTTGAGGGGAACACTGCAAGGCGCCGTAATGCTTAAAACTATCCAACCATTCCTCCAGTATGAATCGAAAGCGTGTCTGGATATACCGATCGGACACAAAGACCTCGaacagttgtattttgtgttggAAGCGAATCAACTCAAAGCTTACTTCCGCCCTGTTAATCCAGCATCTCCGATTGCCTGTAGCGACGACAATGATTTCAAAGATCTTTTCTTTTTGCCTGGCATACGAGTAAATCTAGCGATTCCCTTCTTGGAGCTGTCAAGGGAAGTTGCGTTAAACTCAGAAAAGTTCATAGTAAATACGAGCAGTATTCCAAAACCTTCGGATGCCAAACCAAATGGGCTTGAATGGTTTCAGAAAGTTGATAAACCATATAGACTGAAATCGTCAAAGGTTGGACAGAACGTTACCCTGGAATACTTGGACATTCTAATAAATCTTTTCGAAAGCTACGAGTTTATGATGAGCCAACGACAAAGATCGACTTTGATATGTCTTTTACAGCAAACAAGAAAAGATTTATCAGATTACGAAATGAAGGAACTGCAAATCACCTACTGTCGTTATTTATCTCGCCACAAATACCAACGTGTCATTAATAAGGACATTGCCAAAGAACTAGGAGATGAAGAGCTCTACATGTTTGTCAAGGAAGTCATCAATCCGgagataaattttcagtttatcaGCGCAATCGACACCGACGTGGCAAGTATCGAGAAAATAGAGCGGTTCTTCAGACCGATCCTAGGATATGTTAATGAGCAAGCAGAGTACACCGACGGGGAGCCCTATCTGAAGTTCGCTGAGCAGCTCAAGAAGGCCATAACGTACACTTGCCAGGAATGCAACACAACTTTTGATTCGCCTCTCGCCCATTTGACCATCAAAGAACATCGCTTTTGTGGCATCAAGAAGTGGAAATGCGTTCATTGCAAAGCTTCATTCACGGAAGCTAAACTAACTGGAGATATGTGGTCACACAAATGTTCttag